The stretch of DNA TGTTTCCGCATGATATAAAAGTGATGGCACCTGATGTATTAAGACATCGAATTAAAGTGTCCTATGAGGCGGAAGCAGAAAATATTACCAGTGAGGATATTATTCAAAAGATTCTTGACCATGTGCCTGTTCCGTAATTAAAGGGAGTATCAGGATATATTATGTTGACCTCCGAAGTATTAGCAAAAGTCCGTAGAATACAAATACGGACAACAAAATTAGTGAACGAGATTCTTGCGGGCAGATATGAAAGTGTTTTTCGTGGGCAGGGTGTTGAGTTTAAAGAAGTAAGGGAGTATGTTCCAGGGGATGATATACGAAATATAGACTGGAATGTCACGGCGAGAACAGGTATTCCACACGTAAAAGTACTTACAGAAGAACGAGAACTAACTATTATGCTTGTGGTCGATGCAAGTGGTTCTCAACGATTCGGTTCTGTAACACAATTTAAGCTGGAATTGTCTGCGGAGGTCTGTGCGGTACTTGCTTTTTCAGCGATACAGAACAACGATAAAGTTGGTATGGTCGTATTTACGGATGATGTAGAACTCTTTTTACCACCTCGAAAAGGAAGAAAGCATGGATTAAGGGTTATTCGAGAGGTATTGTACCATGAACCTAAAAGTAGAATGACCGATTTAAACAAAGCATTGCAATTCTTAAGTCAAATATTGAAGAGGAAAACAATTATTTTTATCTTATCCGATTTTTATGGGAATGATTATGAAAAAACACTCCGAATTCTTTCACGGCGTCATGATGTTATTGCGTGTATTATTACTGACCCGAGAGAATTAGAATTGCCTGATGTAGGGCTCATATCTACTATAGATGCGGAGACAGGAAAAGAGGTTATTATTGATACTGCTAATAAATATTTGCGAGAGCAATATATGAATCGTGCAAAGGCAGAATATGAAAGAAAAAAGAAAATTATTTATCAATCTGGAGCAGAATTTTTAGATATACGTACAGATAAACCATACATTGACGAGTTATATCGGTTTTTTAGAGCTCGTGAAAGAAAGTCAAATCGTTAAACAGGGATAATATAAAACGATTATGTTGTTCAGTTATCTTTTAACTACATATATATTTGTATTGGCTAATAGCTCGGCTGTTGTTGAAATTACCGCACCGAAGATACCATGGTTTCGGTCATCAGAATATACGGTTCAAGTTGAATCTATGGGGAAGAGGGAATGTCCAGACTGGAAAAATGCTTATAAAGATATAGAAATAATAGAAAAACCGACACATAATGAAACTGATACAAAATGTAGTAAAAAGTTTTTATTAGACCCGTTAAAGGCAGGAAATTATTTAATTCCATCCGCAGTAGTTAAAGAGAATGATGGGAGTATGTGGAAAACATCAGCGTTTGTTTTAGAAGTGCGAGAACCTACAGAGGAGGAATTGAAAAATATCCAAAACACGGCAGGTGTTATTGAACCACAAATTAGAAAGTCATTAAAAGGAATTATCACAGTAATTCTTTTGATAGGCATACTAATGGCTGGATTGGCAACGGTAGTTTATTTTGTCAGGAAGCGAACTGGCTTAAAGCCAACCACCAGTGAAGTGATAGAACTGCCATGGGAAAAAGCATTTCGCCGATTACGAGATTTGAAATCTAAAGATTTTCCATCACAGGGATTATTTGAACAGTATTATGTCCAATTAACATGGATACTCCGTTATTATATTGAAGATAGGTTTAAAATTAATGCCCCTGAACAGACAACACCTGAATTTATAGAGACCACGATGAAGGAGAAAGTATTAACTACCGAACAGCAAAAGTTATTGGCATCTTTCCTTAAACATTGTGACCAGGTAAAATTTGCTAAATTAGTACCTACAGTGGAGCAGATGGAATCAGGATTTAATTTAGTATGGAATTTTGTAGAAGATACAAAATGTCCGCTTACGGATGATAAGCCATTAACAGCCAATTTACAAGCAACGGAAAAAGAAGTTATGGTAAGGGAACAATGAGTCCAATTCTACAAAATAAAGGAATGTTTTTTACTTACCCATATATGTTTTTATTACTAATTCCTGTATTTATTCTTTTTCTACTACAAATAAGAAAAGAAAGTACCGCCTCAATTGTGTTTTCTACCAATTCGTTAGTGTCACAATTGGTATCGTATACAAATGCCTGGCGTAAGTTTATAGCCCCATTATTAAGTTTTATTGCATTTATCTTCTTTATTATTGCTTTAGCAGGTCCTACGTATGGTGTGAAACTTAATAAAGACCGTGCTAATGTAATCGATATTATGTTATGCCTTGATATTTCAGGTAGTATGAGCCAACAGGACTATGTATTAGACCGTCGTCCTCGTGACCGTTTATTTGTAGCAAAAAAGGCTGCAATGCATTTTATTGAACATAGAAAGGAAAAGAAATCAAACCGTTTTGGATTAGACCGCATCGGTTTAATTCTATATGCAGGATTGGCATGGACACGTTGTCCGTTAACATTGGACTATGAAGTTTTGCTAAAAGCATTAGATAAGACCGATTTTGCCCCTCAGGAAAAGGATGGAACCGCAATTGGTTCGGCACTCGGGCTGGCAGTGCGAAGACTAAGTGAAAGTGAGGCAAAAAGCAAAGTTGTTATTTTATTAACAGATGGAATTAATAACCGTGGTGATATTACCCCCTTGGAAGCAGTGGAGATGGCAAAAGAGAAAGGAATCAAAGTATATACAATTGGTGCAGGAACTTCTGAATCAGGTTTATCAATGACAGCAGGTGGTATGATTATTCAAAATCAGCCTATTGATGAGGCATTATTACAAAAAATAGCAGAAGATACAGGTGGGAAGTATTATCGGGCTACAGATACTGAGGGATTATTAAAAGCATATGATGAAATTAGCCAGTTAGAGGCGACAGAAGTAGATATTGGGGATTTCTATGAATATGAAGAGGTCTTTTTACCTTTTGTGATAATAGGCACACTGTTTATGTTAGGTTCTGTTTATTCAAGACGTATTTTATGGGACCCTTTACCGTAAAGGAAGGAAAATAAAGAGTTATATGTATTTTGCATTTTCATGGAAATATTTACCGATTTGGATATTAATAACTGCCATTGTAATATTCCTTGTTATCTTCTCTCTGTTTAGGTTAGAAAAACAGAGACATAAGCGAATTCAGAAATTTGTGGAGTATACCCTTGTACCACGTTTATCTGTCGGTGTTAACCCCTTATTCCGTAAACTTACAATATTTGCGGTTGTGGCAGGTATTTTCTTTTTAATTTTGACTCTTGCTCAGCCTCATTGGGGCTCATCATGGGAAAAAACACAAAAATTGACACGTGATATATTGTTCGTTATTGATACTTCGGAGAGTATGTTAGCAGAAGATTTACCACCAAATCGTCTGGAACAGGCGAGACAAAAGGTATCTATTCTTATGTCCCGTTGCCCAGCAGATCGTTTCGGTATAATTGCCTTTTCGGGAGAGTCAGCATTGGTTTGTCCGCTAACATTAGACCACGCCTATGTAAAAACCATACTTCGTGCCCTTAATACAGATATGCTAAGCAAAGAAGGGACAGATATTTCAGACGCTCTTAATGAAGTTGAACAGGTATTTAAAGAGGATATTCAAAAGTCTGGGGGAGGTGATAAATATGCCCGTGCTGTAATTATTATGAGTGATGGGGAAGACCTTTCTGAAAATGTGGAATTAAAAGCAGAGTCTTTGGGTGAAAATGTTTCGCTTATTGTTTTAGGGATGGGGACACCTGAAGGAGCAGAAATAAAATTTCCAGAATGGATGAAACGATATGTACGAACATCAAATTTAAAACAAGTACATAAATCTGTTTTAGATGAGAAAAAATTAAAGGATATTGCTATTAAAGGGAACGGATTTTATGTCAGAGCGACCATGGACGACTCAGATATTAATTTGATATTAAACGAATTAGAGAAAATTAGATTGTATTATCAATCAGATGAATTAAGGTACCAAAAAGTGAATCGCTATCGTTGGCCTTTATTTATTGCATGTATTATCTTCTGTTTTGAAAATGTTTTATGGCTAATGATGACATACAGGAAAAACACATCATTTCAGGTGGGTTAAATATGAACACTTTTATAATAGAAAAACTAAAAATTGTTTTGCTAATAGTTCCTCTGTTTGTGTTTCTTGTAAATTTTGACATACCTGCTGATGATGTCTACAAAGTCTGGGAAAAGTCTCGTAGTTTAATTATGGATGGAAAGATGGAAGAAGGTTGGAAGTTATATGAAGGAGTGTTGATAAAAAATCCGAAAGATATAAATGTAGTTTTAGGTGCTGGATGTCTAAGATATTACCAAGCAGAAAAGAGTTTACAAAACAAGTCTACTGATAATATAGCGAATTATGTAAAAGAAGCGGAACAGAACTTTAATACGGCTGTGCTTCTTGCAGATAAACCTGAACTAAAATCTAAAGCGTTATTTAACAAAGGGAATTGTAGTTTATTGTTGGCAGATTTTCAAAAGAGTAATCCTGAGGCAATACAGGAATGTGTTACACTATATCGTAATGCTGTTCAATGTTATCGTGAAGCCTTAGAGATACAGCCTAATTTTAGCGAGGCAAAAAGAAATTTAGACCATGCGTTATATGAATTAAAGCAATTACTTCGTCAATCTCAGGAAAATAAACAAGACAAGGAGAATGAGCAAGATCAAAAACAGGATTCTGAACAGAAAACAGCAACTATGTTTTTGAACACGAGAACAGAAGTTCCTGACGCAGAAGTACATGTATTAGAGGAACAACCTAACGTTGTAGAATTAAGAAAGAGAAATAAATAATATGTATAGTAAGTTTAAGGTTAAAATGTTAGGATGGAATTGTCAAAGTAACAAGAGTGTAAAAATTGTTATTATAAGTTTATTTCTCATTGCGAAGTCACTATTTGCAGATAATAGTGTGCCTCCATTATTAAGTAAGCCAGAAGATATACAAGAATCCCAGAAGCCTGTCGAGGCAGAAGTTACAGCTGTAAAAATAATGGGAGAGCAGGGGAAAAACGTTCCTGAAGAAGAAAGTAATAATGGTAATGCTAGCCTTTTGGAAGGGAATGAAGCAGTATCCTTCATCTTAAAAAGATTGGGTGTCAATGGCTTTGATGTGATATATAAAGATAAGCAAACGATACAGGATGGAAATCTATCAGAACTCCAATTCCCGATAAATGAAGGTATTAAGTTCTTTATCCAACCTCAAGGTGGAAAAGAAACGGGTGTTTTTGACCTTAACACACGAGTTCAGATGGAAGTGGAAGGGAATTGGTTAAATATAATAGAAGCCATGGCGAAGGCAAAAATAGGAGACCCACTTGTTTATAAAGGTATTTCCAGAGAAGGGAATGATTATATAATTATATTGACCTTGGTTCGTGATAGTGAAAAGAATCAGCAAGGAGGGAATGATAATCAACAAGAGGGTCAAGATGATAAGGATCAACAGGAGCAGAAAAAAGAAACTCAAATGGAGGAAAATAAGGAAAATAAAGAAGAAAAAAAGGAAGATGAAAAGAAAGAGGATGCTAACGAGAAAAAACAAATTGAGTTATTACTGGAATCTCTTGAAGAAATAGACCAGAAAGAACAAAAAGAGATGTTGAACGACCGAGAACGTATTATGTTACCTGATAAATGGTGGTAGAATGAAGGTAAAGATTTCTAAAAATAATAGTTTTTATCTTTATCGTTTTGTAATGGACTTCATTATTCTTTTCATTTTTATAATGCAGGTATGTTTTTCTGTTGATTCTCCAATTCAGGTTCAAGTTGAACCTTCCGAAGTAGGGGTAGGTGAAAGTTTTGAGGTTACAGTGATTGTTCGTGGTTCGAATGTAGGGGAACCAAAATTTGAGGTTTCAGATGGTATTCAAATATTGCCTGATCCAGTATATTCAGGAATGAGCACAGAAATACGAATGACATTTGGACAATCTCAAATTATAACAACAAAAGAACGTCGCTATCGTGGAATAGCTAATAAAGAAGGAGAATGGTCTATCCAAGTGTCTGTGTTTGTAAATGGGACACAGCAAGAGTCACCAGATGTTAAAATTAAAGTTGTTCCCGCTAATTCTGCAACACCAACCAATCCCCAAACGCCTTCATTACCTCAAAAACAACAGAAAACTCCCTTTACCCGTAGAGGGCAAACAATTTCGCCTGGACAAAGGTCGGCAAATAATGCTGAATTAGATAAAATATTGAAAGTTGAGAGTGAAGTATCAAAGAAGATTGTATTCCAAGGTGAAGTTTTAACATTAATTTTAAGGGCTAAAATACTTGAATCGCAAAATTTTTCATTGAGGACAACTACTGGAAATATTCCAGATTTGCCTGAATTTGAGGGCTTTTATGTGGGTAAGATACAACAAAATAGTCGACGAGAAAATACGACAGAGGGAATGTATAAGATTATAGAACTTGTAATCCCAATTTGTCCAAAAAGTGTTGGTACTTTAACAATAAATCCATGGGTTTGGGACAATTGTTATGTCCAATATAGTACATGGGGTTGGCCAGAAACTTACCCAATTGTTAAGAATTCAGAACCAATAAATTTGGAGGTTAGACCTCTCCCTCCTTCTCCCGAAAATTATTTTGGAGCTATAGGCAAATATACTTTGACGTCAAATGTATCTCAGACGGAAGTAAAGGTTGGTACTCCAATTTATTTGTCTATGACGTTTCGTGGTGAAGGTTACCCAGATTTTTTAAGACCACCTGCAAAACCTAATTTAGATTGGGCATATATATCTGACCCAGAGGTTGTATTGGTAAATGCAGAGACATGGGATAATGTTGAAAAGACCTTCCGATTTTCTATTACTCCAATGAAACCTGGTGATTACCAGATACCCTCCATTGGATATGACTATTTTAATCCACAGTTGGGACAATATGCTTCACTTCGAACAAATGCATTTCCACTAAGAGTGATAGGGGATGCTTTGGAAGGGAATAATGTAATAACAGCAGGGGGAACTCCAAGGATTGAGGCAAAAACAGTGGATGTTGCCAATTCAGAATTATTACCTATCATAACGGAAGGGGTAAATTTAAAGCCAGTGGGTTCACATAAGAAACTTATTCCCTATGTTATTTTTATATTTCCACCTATTTTATCAATTTTATCTTTGGGATTAGGTTTTAGAAAAGAATACTTAAAAAATAATCCTATATATCGAAGGAAAATATATGCTTATGAAAATTGCATAAGGAAATATGATGAATTGCGGAATATGGGCAATATATCTGTTGCGGTAGAACAGGCATTAAAGCAGTACATAGGTGATATATTTGGGGTTGTTAACACTTCGGGATTGACTTCAGATGATGTCGAAAAAATAATAAACGATAAAAGAGTAGACCGTTCATTGAAGGATAGGATATTGAAAATACTTAAAACGTGTGAACGAATACGTTATAGTGGGGCTATTGTTTCACAAGAGGAGAATAGAGGTTTAGAAGATGGATTCCGTGCTCTCGTTGAGGAATTATGGAGAGTGATGAAATGATGGTAGTTTGTAGTTTATATGTGTTTATCAGTTTTAGTTTAGGGGCTGGAATTTATGACCAGTCATTCCGTGAAGGCAACGATGCATATTATAAAAAAGATTTTTATACTGCAATACTAAAATATGAAAAATTGGTTGAATCGGGGGTTGAGGACCCTGTCCTCTTTTATAATTTAGCCAATTCATATTATCATTGGGGTAAGAAAGGAATGGCTATTGCCAACTATGAACGTGCACTTGAGTTAAACCCTTCTTTCAAAATGGCAAAAGAACAGTTATCAAAAGTGCTGAACGAGACAAAACGTAACTTAGCCGTTCCTGAAGAGCCAATGTGGTGGAAATATTTATTTATATGGCATTATGGCATTAGTCAAAAATGGACATGGAGGATTGCTTTATTCTTATGGGTTTTAGGTTGGATAATATTAGGATTTATTCTATGGCAAGATAAATCATTACGAAAAACGTTATTTATTGGAGGTTCTTTGATTTTAACTGTAGGGATTATCTTTTTTATGTCTGGTGTTATTAAAATATTGTCTCCTCCATTGGGAGTTATTATTGTGACGGAATGTTCTGTACATATTACACCTTCGGATAATAGTCCCCCACGATTTAATTTATATGAAGGAGACCGAGTTCAGGTCGAACGTGAAGATGGCGAGTGGATGTTAATTCGAACCGTAGATAATGAACGGGGATGGATTAAAGACAAGGATATATTTATTTGGCGAGCTCCATATCGGACTGTTTCACAAGAGTATTTAAATGAAAAGAAAGAGATGTCGTGAAAAATTTTGTTGAAATTTTGCAAGGTTTATCTTTATCTCCACATGACAGGATGTCGCGAGATGAATATTTAGAATCTGCCCAAAACTTTTATCTCTTACGATGGAAAGAGATTGAAGAAAAACATCGGCAAGGTTTTTCAGGTAGGAGTATTCTTAAACAATTATGTGAGAGTGCTGATGTACTTATCGAGGGCTCTATTTTTTATAGTATTAATGAGACAGGATTAGGAAAGAATTTTTTAGAAAAAGTAACATTGTGTGCGTTAGGTGGATATGGTAGAGAAGAGCTTTCCCCTTATTCCGATTTGGATTTATGTCTCCTACATTCAGAAGATGTCAATCTCAAAGACATAGAGGAATTTATTCAAATTTTTACTACAATCTTATGGGATATAGGTTTACAAGTAGGTATATCAGTTTATACAGTCCCAGAGGCTATAAAACTTATAGAAGAGGACCCAAAGACATTTACTTCTTATTTACATATTCGTGAGATTATAGGAAATAGTTTGTTATATGATGTTATGAAGAGTGAATTGGGAAAAATTCCAGAAAATGTAAAAGCAAAAATATTTGAATTGATTTTGCAAAGGCTAAATGAATCTTTTTTACAATCAGGTCGAGATTTATTTTCCAGCGAACCCGATATTAAAGAAAGTGCAGGAGGATTAAGAGATTATCATGCAACATTATGGGTTGTAGGCTTAGAAAATAGACCTGCAAAAAATCTCGATGATATACAGAAAAGTAATTATATAGAAAATTCTGATTATTTAGTTCTTTCAGATAGTCTTGATTTTTTATGGAAAATAAGGAACGAACTCCACTTTACGAAAGGCAAAGCATGGGACCTATTAACCTTTGAGATGCAGTATCATATATCTCAGGTATTTAATTATAAAGATTCTGCTGAAGAAGCCATTGAACGATTTATGCAGGACTTTTATTCTGCGACACGCCAAATTCGATGGTTATTTGAATATATTGTTCGTAGGGTAGAACAAAAAAAATATGTGCATGGGGTGTATGAGTTATCTACAAGTGGATTAGATGAAAAATCAAACTATGTTATCTATAACAGATATTTAACACCTAAAATAGATGATAGTAATTGGTTCGTAGAAAATCCTGTTCGGATAATGGAATTGTTTTGGGAAGTTTCTCGCAGAAAAATACCCTTAGGATATACTTTTCAAGATTGGATACAAAAGTATTTATATCTGATTAATGATAGTTTTCGGAGTAATGAAGTCGTTACCAAATACTTTTTAGCAATTTGTAGTACACCTTTATCAGCTGGGTTTACTTTTCGTGAGATGGAAAAATTAGGGGTGCTGTCCCAATATCTGCCTGAATTTGGGGCTGTTCAGGGGATAATTCGTTATAAAAATTTCCATAGTTATCCTGTTAATGAACATATTATAAGAGCGGTTGAGGCTCTTGAAAAAATACCTCATTTAGAAGGTACTATCGGTGATGTATTACGGAAAACATTGAAAGAGATTGAACAGCCAGAATATTTAATATTATCAATTCTTTTGCATGATTTGGGAAAAGTTGAAGGAGAAAGTCATATCGAAGCAGGGGTTCAGATAGCGAGAACTATATGTAGTCGTATGGGGCTTAGTGATGATGATATAGAGCATGTCGCTTTTCTTGTAGAGAATCATCAACTTATGATAGATGTCGCGTTAAACAGAGATATTGATGATATTGAGATAATCCAA from Candidatus Hydrogenedens sp. encodes:
- a CDS encoding VWA domain-containing protein, whose product is MYFAFSWKYLPIWILITAIVIFLVIFSLFRLEKQRHKRIQKFVEYTLVPRLSVGVNPLFRKLTIFAVVAGIFFLILTLAQPHWGSSWEKTQKLTRDILFVIDTSESMLAEDLPPNRLEQARQKVSILMSRCPADRFGIIAFSGESALVCPLTLDHAYVKTILRALNTDMLSKEGTDISDALNEVEQVFKEDIQKSGGGDKYARAVIIMSDGEDLSENVELKAESLGENVSLIVLGMGTPEGAEIKFPEWMKRYVRTSNLKQVHKSVLDEKKLKDIAIKGNGFYVRATMDDSDINLILNELEKIRLYYQSDELRYQKVNRYRWPLFIACIIFCFENVLWLMMTYRKNTSFQVG
- the glnD gene encoding [protein-PII] uridylyltransferase — encoded protein: MKNFVEILQGLSLSPHDRMSRDEYLESAQNFYLLRWKEIEEKHRQGFSGRSILKQLCESADVLIEGSIFYSINETGLGKNFLEKVTLCALGGYGREELSPYSDLDLCLLHSEDVNLKDIEEFIQIFTTILWDIGLQVGISVYTVPEAIKLIEEDPKTFTSYLHIREIIGNSLLYDVMKSELGKIPENVKAKIFELILQRLNESFLQSGRDLFSSEPDIKESAGGLRDYHATLWVVGLENRPAKNLDDIQKSNYIENSDYLVLSDSLDFLWKIRNELHFTKGKAWDLLTFEMQYHISQVFNYKDSAEEAIERFMQDFYSATRQIRWLFEYIVRRVEQKKYVHGVYELSTSGLDEKSNYVIYNRYLTPKIDDSNWFVENPVRIMELFWEVSRRKIPLGYTFQDWIQKYLYLINDSFRSNEVVTKYFLAICSTPLSAGFTFREMEKLGVLSQYLPEFGAVQGIIRYKNFHSYPVNEHIIRAVEALEKIPHLEGTIGDVLRKTLKEIEQPEYLILSILLHDLGKVEGESHIEAGVQIARTICSRMGLSDDDIEHVAFLVENHQLMIDVALNRDIDDIEIIQAFLSVVNNEKYIKELLIMSYADLCAVGPNVWNEWKGSLLIRLFLKTLAVINQISVQDYSQEEYFIKRIEQIVEKSPNINRDELEYHLNSMGSGYLDAFSPEEVIIHIGCVYEAQREKLAIRCWSNDSIGMSHFVIATRDKRGLFSQIAGCFASQLIDIYSASLYTREDNWVVDCFLVRDAVQQRPLTAGQILAIEKTLRSVILDGKDVQVLVDKTRTKLFALKKSTAPLRTYIRFDNKSSAFHTVIDIETTDRTGLLYDIASAFSIMGMDIFIARINTGAYRVRDSFYVQFQGAKITHRILQTAIRAGLLESIDSSTTKQE
- a CDS encoding DUF58 domain-containing protein codes for the protein MLTSEVLAKVRRIQIRTTKLVNEILAGRYESVFRGQGVEFKEVREYVPGDDIRNIDWNVTARTGIPHVKVLTEERELTIMLVVDASGSQRFGSVTQFKLELSAEVCAVLAFSAIQNNDKVGMVVFTDDVELFLPPRKGRKHGLRVIREVLYHEPKSRMTDLNKALQFLSQILKRKTIIFILSDFYGNDYEKTLRILSRRHDVIACIITDPRELELPDVGLISTIDAETGKEVIIDTANKYLREQYMNRAKAEYERKKKIIYQSGAEFLDIRTDKPYIDELYRFFRARERKSNR
- a CDS encoding BatD family protein translates to MKVKISKNNSFYLYRFVMDFIILFIFIMQVCFSVDSPIQVQVEPSEVGVGESFEVTVIVRGSNVGEPKFEVSDGIQILPDPVYSGMSTEIRMTFGQSQIITTKERRYRGIANKEGEWSIQVSVFVNGTQQESPDVKIKVVPANSATPTNPQTPSLPQKQQKTPFTRRGQTISPGQRSANNAELDKILKVESEVSKKIVFQGEVLTLILRAKILESQNFSLRTTTGNIPDLPEFEGFYVGKIQQNSRRENTTEGMYKIIELVIPICPKSVGTLTINPWVWDNCYVQYSTWGWPETYPIVKNSEPINLEVRPLPPSPENYFGAIGKYTLTSNVSQTEVKVGTPIYLSMTFRGEGYPDFLRPPAKPNLDWAYISDPEVVLVNAETWDNVEKTFRFSITPMKPGDYQIPSIGYDYFNPQLGQYASLRTNAFPLRVIGDALEGNNVITAGGTPRIEAKTVDVANSELLPIITEGVNLKPVGSHKKLIPYVIFIFPPILSILSLGLGFRKEYLKNNPIYRRKIYAYENCIRKYDELRNMGNISVAVEQALKQYIGDIFGVVNTSGLTSDDVEKIINDKRVDRSLKDRILKILKTCERIRYSGAIVSQEENRGLEDGFRALVEELWRVMK
- a CDS encoding VWA domain-containing protein; this encodes MSPILQNKGMFFTYPYMFLLLIPVFILFLLQIRKESTASIVFSTNSLVSQLVSYTNAWRKFIAPLLSFIAFIFFIIALAGPTYGVKLNKDRANVIDIMLCLDISGSMSQQDYVLDRRPRDRLFVAKKAAMHFIEHRKEKKSNRFGLDRIGLILYAGLAWTRCPLTLDYEVLLKALDKTDFAPQEKDGTAIGSALGLAVRRLSESEAKSKVVILLTDGINNRGDITPLEAVEMAKEKGIKVYTIGAGTSESGLSMTAGGMIIQNQPIDEALLQKIAEDTGGKYYRATDTEGLLKAYDEISQLEATEVDIGDFYEYEEVFLPFVIIGTLFMLGSVYSRRILWDPLP